AACACATGCATGCAACATTTCAGGTCTAGTAGTTGCAACTAAAACATCATCTCCTTTACATTTGAATTTAAGATAATTCAAAGTTGTTGTTCTTTCAATATCATTTGTTTCTGCTTTTGCAATAGCTGAACCGCATCTTGGACACCAATGAATTGGGTGTTCCGCATTATATAAATCTCCCAATTCATACATATTTAAAAGAGATAATTGAACTTTTTTATGGTATTCTGGAGAAATTGTTTTATATTCATATCTCCAATCTGGAGAAAATCCTACTGAAATCATTTGTTTTTTCATTTTTTCAATCATTTCATTTGTCCATTCATGTGCATGCTGTAAAAATTCTTCCCTATTTTTTATCCCATATTTTTTTTCAATTTTAACTTCTGTTGGAAAACCTTGACAATCCCAACCTTGTGGATAATATACATTATATCCTTTCATTCTTTTATACCTTGCAATAAAATCAAAATAAGCATAACTTAAAATATGGCCCATATGAAGTTTTCCACTTGTAAATGGGGGTGGAGTATCCATAGAATAAATTGGTTTTTTTGATTCTTTACTTTCATCAAAATTGTAAACTTTATATTTTTCCCATTCTCTTTGCCACTTTTCTTCAATTTCTTTTGAATATTTATCATCAAACATATTAATCACATTTTATTTAATAATTATATATTCAAGAAGTTTTTAAAGTAT
Above is a genomic segment from Candidatus Micrarchaeia archaeon containing:
- a CDS encoding class I tRNA ligase family protein, with protein sequence MFDDKYSKEIEEKWQREWEKYKVYNFDESKESKKPIYSMDTPPPFTSGKLHMGHILSYAYFDFIARYKRMKGYNVYYPQGWDCQGFPTEVKIEKKYGIKNREEFLQHAHEWTNEMIEKMKKQMISVGFSPDWRYEYKTISPEYHKKVQLSLLNMYELGDLYNAEHPIHWCPRCGSAIAKAETNDIERTTTLNYLKFKCKGDDVLVATTRPEMLHACVAVLFHPEDKRYSKYANEEIETPFGKKVKFIPDKDVDKNFGTGVVMV